One Kitasatospora sp. NBC_01287 DNA window includes the following coding sequences:
- a CDS encoding glycosyltransferase 87 family protein encodes MELAKDGPADQDGSSGGGLALAVPPPPGSTAVTPAAPSRRAAWRVGGSWVLTRTLLILLVTGVLKIAPMDVTTDVSVIYHGWYQVLQTGTFPMDDVTWQYPPGAALVILAPGLLPWSYLTSFFVLCGLFDTLAMGMLLRSGLRRGRSLAGAWIWVIGVPLLGPTVYCRYDILVTAMAVTGLLVILRRPVLGGILLGVGGLMKLWPLLGLAGTPRGRRTRRSWTSAVAAVAALSFLLAAGMNGAFQFLTFQADRGVEVESLGALPLHFAKMFGGWHGAVTMNYGSVEFLGPWVPVISKLAVGATLAGFAWLLYWRLRARRWQPSTTYDAALAALLIFTVTSRVISPQYLVWLVGLAAVCLTVRGTSQRPVAVLVLVATVLTTLEFPMNFGQVVNSMPWGVTVLASRNLTLLAATLLSCRRLWRSTQGPAPAAAVERAALPEEPEQTYPVRPGIAYEQSLLDDIQRG; translated from the coding sequence GTGGAGTTGGCCAAGGACGGCCCGGCCGACCAGGACGGCAGCAGTGGCGGCGGTCTCGCCCTCGCCGTACCCCCACCCCCCGGCTCCACCGCCGTGACGCCCGCCGCGCCATCGCGCCGCGCCGCCTGGCGGGTCGGCGGCAGCTGGGTGCTCACCCGGACCCTGCTGATCCTGCTGGTCACCGGCGTGCTCAAGATAGCGCCGATGGACGTGACCACCGACGTCTCGGTGATCTACCACGGCTGGTACCAGGTGCTGCAGACCGGCACCTTCCCGATGGACGACGTCACCTGGCAGTACCCACCGGGTGCCGCGCTGGTGATCCTGGCCCCCGGCCTGCTGCCCTGGTCCTACCTGACCTCGTTCTTCGTGCTCTGCGGGCTCTTCGACACGCTCGCGATGGGCATGCTGCTGCGCTCCGGCCTGCGCCGCGGGCGCAGCCTCGCCGGTGCCTGGATCTGGGTGATCGGGGTGCCGCTGCTGGGCCCGACCGTCTACTGCCGCTACGACATCCTGGTCACCGCGATGGCCGTGACCGGCCTGCTGGTGATCCTGCGCCGCCCGGTGCTGGGCGGCATCCTGCTGGGCGTGGGCGGGCTGATGAAGCTATGGCCGCTGCTCGGCCTGGCCGGCACCCCGCGCGGCCGGCGGACCCGGCGCTCGTGGACCTCGGCGGTGGCCGCGGTCGCCGCGCTCTCCTTCCTGCTGGCCGCGGGCATGAACGGGGCCTTCCAGTTCCTCACCTTCCAGGCCGACCGCGGCGTCGAGGTGGAGTCGCTGGGCGCGCTACCGCTGCACTTCGCCAAGATGTTCGGCGGCTGGCACGGCGCGGTCACCATGAACTACGGCTCGGTGGAGTTCCTGGGCCCCTGGGTGCCGGTGATCTCCAAGCTCGCGGTGGGCGCGACCCTGGCCGGCTTCGCCTGGCTGCTCTACTGGCGGTTGCGGGCCCGCCGCTGGCAGCCCTCCACCACCTACGACGCGGCCCTGGCGGCACTGCTGATCTTCACCGTGACCAGCCGGGTGATCAGCCCGCAGTACCTGGTCTGGCTGGTCGGCCTGGCGGCGGTCTGCCTGACCGTGCGCGGTACCAGCCAGCGGCCGGTGGCGGTGCTGGTCCTGGTGGCGACGGTGCTGACCACGCTGGAGTTCCCGATGAACTTCGGCCAGGTGGTCAACAGCATGCCCTGGGGCGTGACCGTGCTGGCCTCCCGCAACCTCACCCTGCTGGCCGCCACCCTGCTCTCCTGCCGGCGGCTGTGGCGCTCCACCCAGGGCCCGGCGCCCGCGGCCGCCGTCGAGCGGGCCGCGCTGCCGGAGGAGCCGGAGCAGACGTACCCGGTGCGCCCGGGGATCGCCTACGAGCAGAGCCTGCTGGACGACATCCAGCGCGGCTGA
- a CDS encoding glycosyltransferase family 4 protein has product MPKTLVVTNDFPPRPGGIQAFVHNMATRQPAGDIVVYASSWRDGREVARFDAEQPFPVVRDRSTMLLPTPRVTRRAAELLRTEGCDTVWFGAAAPLGLMAPALRRAGARRLLGMTHGHEAAWAQLPASRQLLRRIGEGTDTLTYLGEYTRSRIAAAVGPGPAARMAQLPPGVDEKTFHPESGGAQVRAALGLTDRPVVVCVSRLVPRKGQDTLIEAMPRILAAEPDTVLLIVGGGPYLADLRRLAERTGVAGSVRFTGEVPWSELPAHYGAGDVFAMPCRTRRGGLDVEGLGIVYLEASATGLPVVAGDSGGAPDAVREGETGYVVPGGSPGAVAERIVRLLGDEALRRELGAAGRRWVEDAWRWDLLAERLGGLLAGPDRP; this is encoded by the coding sequence ATGCCCAAGACCCTTGTCGTCACCAACGACTTTCCCCCACGCCCCGGCGGAATCCAGGCCTTCGTCCACAACATGGCCACCCGCCAACCCGCGGGTGACATTGTGGTGTATGCCTCATCCTGGCGCGACGGCCGCGAGGTCGCGCGGTTCGACGCCGAGCAGCCGTTCCCCGTGGTCCGGGACCGGAGCACGATGCTGCTGCCCACGCCCCGGGTCACCCGGCGCGCCGCCGAGCTGCTCCGGACCGAGGGCTGCGACACCGTCTGGTTCGGCGCCGCCGCGCCGCTGGGTCTGATGGCGCCCGCGCTGCGCCGTGCCGGTGCGCGCCGGCTGCTGGGCATGACGCACGGCCACGAGGCCGCCTGGGCGCAGCTGCCGGCCTCCCGGCAGCTGCTGCGCCGGATCGGCGAGGGCACCGACACGCTCACCTACCTCGGCGAGTACACCCGCTCGCGGATCGCCGCGGCGGTGGGCCCCGGGCCGGCCGCGCGGATGGCGCAGTTGCCGCCGGGGGTGGACGAGAAGACCTTCCACCCGGAGTCGGGCGGGGCCCAGGTGCGCGCGGCGCTCGGGCTGACCGACCGCCCGGTGGTGGTCTGCGTCTCCCGGCTGGTGCCGCGCAAGGGGCAGGACACGCTGATCGAGGCGATGCCGCGGATCCTGGCCGCCGAGCCGGACACGGTGCTGCTGATCGTCGGCGGCGGGCCCTACCTGGCCGACCTGCGCCGCCTCGCCGAGCGCACCGGGGTGGCCGGTTCGGTGCGGTTCACCGGGGAGGTGCCGTGGTCCGAGCTGCCGGCCCACTACGGCGCCGGGGACGTCTTCGCGATGCCCTGCCGGACCAGGCGCGGCGGACTGGACGTGGAGGGGCTCGGCATCGTCTACCTGGAGGCCTCGGCCACCGGGCTGCCGGTGGTGGCGGGCGACTCGGGCGGCGCGCCGGACGCGGTGCGGGAGGGCGAGACCGGCTACGTGGTGCCCGGCGGCTCGCCCGGGGCGGTCGCCGAGCGGATCGTGCGGCTGCTCGGCGACGAGGCGCTGCGCCGCGAACTGGGTGCGGCCGGGCGGCGCTGGGTGGAGGACGCCTGGCGCTGGGACCTGCTGGCCGAGCGCCTCGGCGGACTGCTGGCCGGGCCCGACCGGCCCTGA
- a CDS encoding long-chain fatty acid--CoA ligase, producing MLDFSLPASYQVPSGGNLSDLVHQNATQHPRVAVVSRKLEGRWQEVTAAAFLTEVHRAAKGLIAVGVQPGDRVAVMSRTRYEWTLLDFAIWCAGAITVPVYETSSAEQVQWILGDSGAVAVVTETDSHAAVVESVRDRLPDLAHTWQIERGALAELAAAGSTVSDATVTERRSIPTEDSIATIVYTSGTTGRPKGCQLTHGNFLAECGNVVARMPELFRTGESSVLLFLPLAHVLGRIVEIAAAIAPIKLGHVSDIKDVTAELAAFRPTLILGVPRVFEKVYNTARAKAQADGKGRIFDQAAATAIAYSRALDQGRPGLPLRLKHAVFDKLVYSKLRAALGGRATHAISGGAPLGERLGHFYRGIGFTVLEGYGLTETCGATAFNPHDRQKIGTVGQPLPGSAARIAEDGEVLLKGPQVFTGYWNNPTATAEALQDGWFATGDLGTLDQDGFLTITGRKKEIIVTAGGKNVAPAVIEDRIRAHPLIGEVMVVGDRRPFIACLVTIDEEFLPKWLELNHRPAAAVAELRQDPALLAAVQEAVDEGNKAVSHAEAVKKFAILETDFSEANGYLTPSLKLKRNVVLKDFAAEVDALYQKK from the coding sequence GTGCTCGACTTCAGCCTTCCGGCCAGCTACCAGGTCCCGAGCGGTGGCAACCTCTCGGACCTGGTCCACCAGAACGCCACCCAGCACCCCCGGGTCGCGGTGGTCAGCCGGAAGCTGGAGGGCCGCTGGCAGGAGGTGACCGCCGCGGCGTTCCTCACCGAGGTGCACCGCGCCGCCAAGGGCCTGATCGCCGTCGGTGTCCAGCCGGGCGACCGGGTCGCCGTGATGTCGCGCACCCGCTACGAGTGGACGCTGCTCGACTTCGCGATCTGGTGCGCGGGCGCGATCACCGTGCCGGTCTACGAGACCTCCTCCGCCGAGCAGGTGCAGTGGATCCTCGGCGACTCCGGCGCGGTCGCGGTGGTCACCGAGACGGACAGCCACGCCGCCGTCGTCGAGTCCGTCCGCGACCGGCTGCCCGACCTGGCGCACACCTGGCAGATCGAGCGCGGCGCCCTGGCCGAGCTGGCCGCCGCGGGCAGCACCGTGTCGGACGCCACGGTCACCGAGCGCCGGTCGATCCCGACCGAGGACTCGATCGCCACCATCGTGTACACCTCGGGCACCACCGGGCGCCCCAAGGGCTGTCAACTGACCCACGGCAACTTCCTGGCCGAGTGCGGCAACGTGGTGGCCCGGATGCCGGAGCTGTTCCGCACCGGCGAGAGCTCGGTGCTGCTCTTCCTGCCGCTGGCCCACGTGCTGGGCCGGATCGTCGAGATCGCCGCGGCGATCGCCCCGATCAAGCTGGGCCACGTCTCGGACATCAAGGACGTCACCGCCGAGCTGGCCGCCTTCCGCCCCACCCTGATCCTGGGCGTGCCGCGGGTCTTCGAGAAGGTCTACAACACCGCCAGAGCCAAGGCGCAGGCCGACGGCAAGGGCAGGATCTTCGACCAGGCCGCCGCCACCGCGATCGCCTACAGCCGGGCGCTGGACCAGGGCCGGCCCGGGCTACCGCTCCGGCTCAAGCACGCGGTCTTCGACAAGCTGGTCTACAGCAAGCTGCGCGCCGCGCTCGGCGGCCGGGCCACCCACGCGATCTCCGGCGGCGCGCCGCTGGGCGAGCGGCTCGGGCACTTCTACCGGGGCATCGGCTTCACCGTGCTGGAGGGCTACGGCCTGACCGAGACCTGCGGCGCCACCGCGTTCAACCCGCACGACCGGCAGAAGATCGGCACGGTCGGCCAGCCGCTGCCCGGCTCCGCGGCCCGGATCGCCGAGGACGGCGAGGTGCTGCTGAAGGGCCCGCAGGTCTTCACCGGCTACTGGAACAACCCGACCGCCACCGCCGAGGCGCTGCAGGACGGCTGGTTCGCCACCGGTGACCTCGGCACCCTGGACCAGGACGGCTTCCTGACCATCACCGGCCGCAAGAAGGAGATCATCGTGACGGCCGGCGGCAAGAACGTCGCCCCCGCGGTGATCGAGGACCGGATCCGGGCGCACCCGCTGATCGGCGAGGTGATGGTGGTCGGCGACCGCCGTCCGTTCATCGCCTGCCTGGTCACCATCGACGAGGAGTTCCTGCCCAAGTGGCTGGAGCTGAACCACCGCCCGGCCGCCGCCGTGGCCGAGCTGCGCCAGGACCCGGCGCTGCTCGCCGCCGTGCAGGAGGCGGTGGACGAGGGCAACAAGGCGGTCTCGCACGCCGAGGCGGTGAAGAAGTTCGCCATCCTGGAGACGGACTTCTCCGAGGCCAACGGCTATCTGACGCCCTCGCTCAAGCTCAAGCGCAACGTGGTGCTGAAGGACTTCGCCGCCGAGGTCGACGCCCTCTACCAGAAGAAGTAG
- a CDS encoding SRPBCC family protein has product MAEHTRSSIVIEATAAEVMAVIADFEAYPLWTGEVKEIEVLGRGADGRAEQVRLLLDAGAIRDEHVLAYTWDADREVSWTLVKSQMLRSLDGSYALAPAAGGTEVTYQLAVDVKIPMLGMIKRKAEKVIIDRALAGLKKRVESKPGSAAS; this is encoded by the coding sequence ATGGCGGAACACACCAGGTCGAGCATCGTCATCGAGGCGACGGCGGCCGAGGTGATGGCGGTGATCGCCGACTTCGAGGCGTATCCGCTGTGGACGGGTGAGGTCAAGGAGATCGAGGTGCTCGGCCGGGGCGCGGACGGGCGGGCCGAGCAGGTCCGGCTGCTGCTGGACGCCGGGGCGATCCGCGACGAGCACGTGCTCGCCTACACCTGGGACGCCGACCGCGAGGTCTCCTGGACGCTGGTCAAGAGCCAGATGCTGCGTTCGCTGGACGGCTCCTACGCGCTGGCCCCGGCGGCCGGCGGCACCGAGGTCACCTACCAGCTCGCGGTGGACGTCAAGATCCCGATGCTGGGCATGATCAAGCGCAAGGCCGAGAAGGTGATCATCGACCGGGCGCTGGCCGGCCTGAAGAAGCGCGTCGAGAGCAAGCCCGGCAGCGCGGCGAGCTGA
- a CDS encoding ArsA family ATPase — protein MTRTVTRTVLVTGDAAAVPVVAAATALHGARQGLRTLLLAADDPHRLVDEALGLRLAAEARPVPLPAAAPGPLDGPGSAHSLDGPGLAHPPQCPDPAAAPGPAEGAAEGAAAPGSLHAARIDEQQAFRAAVAGLDGKLRRGFDLLGVEPLEPDELTALPGTRQLALLRALRVPADRYDLVVAAAPPPAELTAALALPEQLDRYLTRLLPEQRQAARALRPLLAAVAGVPMPADWLYSARAWVAGELAATRAVIESARTSVRLVLDADAGSVPGLRRAAAGLALFGHRVDAVVAHRALPAAALDSADPWLAGQAAAERARLGGIGLGVPLLTADRTAADPDAVAAQLYGGGPGPQPGASWPWTAEDRLAEDGVLLWRLAAPGAERADLELMRRGDELVVGLGPYRRILPLPGALRRCTVAGAALRDGELTLRFAPDPDLWPRSS, from the coding sequence GTGACCCGCACCGTGACCCGCACCGTGCTGGTCACCGGCGACGCCGCCGCGGTGCCCGTGGTGGCCGCCGCCACCGCGCTGCACGGCGCCCGGCAGGGCCTGCGCACCCTGCTGCTGGCCGCCGACGACCCGCACCGGTTGGTCGACGAGGCGCTCGGACTGCGGCTCGCCGCCGAGGCGCGGCCCGTCCCGCTGCCCGCGGCCGCGCCGGGCCCGCTCGACGGCCCCGGGTCCGCTCATTCGCTCGACGGCCCCGGCCTCGCCCATCCGCCCCAGTGCCCTGACCCCGCCGCCGCGCCGGGCCCGGCCGAGGGCGCGGCCGAGGGCGCGGCCGCCCCCGGGTCGCTGCACGCCGCGCGGATCGACGAGCAGCAGGCGTTCCGCGCCGCCGTGGCCGGTCTGGACGGCAAGCTGCGCCGCGGCTTCGACCTGCTCGGCGTCGAACCGCTGGAGCCGGACGAGCTGACCGCGCTGCCCGGCACCCGCCAGCTCGCCCTGCTGCGGGCGCTGCGGGTGCCCGCCGACCGGTACGACCTGGTGGTGGCCGCCGCCCCGCCGCCGGCCGAGCTGACCGCCGCGCTCGCGCTGCCCGAGCAACTGGACCGGTACCTGACCAGGCTGCTGCCCGAGCAGCGCCAGGCGGCCCGGGCACTGCGCCCGCTGCTGGCCGCCGTCGCCGGGGTGCCGATGCCCGCCGACTGGCTCTACTCCGCCCGCGCCTGGGTGGCCGGCGAGCTGGCCGCCACCCGCGCGGTGATCGAGTCGGCGCGCACTTCGGTGCGCCTGGTGCTGGACGCCGACGCCGGCTCGGTGCCCGGGCTGCGCCGGGCCGCCGCCGGGCTCGCGCTCTTCGGCCACCGGGTGGACGCCGTGGTCGCGCACCGCGCGCTGCCCGCCGCGGCGTTGGACTCCGCCGATCCCTGGCTGGCCGGGCAGGCCGCCGCCGAGCGGGCGCGGCTGGGCGGGATCGGGCTGGGCGTACCGCTGCTGACGGCGGACCGGACGGCGGCCGACCCCGACGCGGTGGCCGCCCAGCTCTACGGCGGCGGGCCGGGCCCGCAGCCGGGCGCCTCGTGGCCGTGGACCGCCGAGGACCGGCTGGCCGAGGACGGCGTGCTGCTCTGGCGGCTGGCCGCGCCCGGTGCCGAGCGGGCCGACCTGGAGCTGATGCGGCGCGGCGACGAACTGGTGGTCGGCCTGGGTCCGTACCGGCGGATCCTGCCGCTGCCCGGTGCGCTGCGCCGCTGCACGGTGGCCGGGGCGGCGCTGCGCGACGGGGAGTTGACGTTGCGCTTCGCTCCTGACCCGGACCTCTGGCCGCGCTCGAGTTAG
- a CDS encoding DUF5304 family protein, with protein MNSSDPVDNPLVDEVRRLASAVGGQAERLFGRVKAENPDVFAHLSAAGSELLAAYRAAVAGHERRWSAPDPADSEPIDLDDEDGGGSTGEHAGERTDKRTDNHADKRTDLDE; from the coding sequence ATGAACAGTTCAGATCCTGTCGACAACCCGCTGGTCGACGAGGTGCGCAGACTGGCCTCGGCGGTGGGCGGTCAGGCCGAGCGGCTCTTCGGCCGCGTGAAGGCCGAGAACCCCGACGTGTTCGCCCATCTGAGCGCCGCCGGCAGCGAACTGCTGGCCGCCTACCGGGCCGCCGTGGCCGGGCACGAGCGCCGCTGGTCGGCCCCCGACCCGGCCGACTCCGAGCCCATCGACCTGGACGACGAGGACGGCGGCGGGAGCACCGGCGAGCACGCCGGCGAGCGCACCGACAAGCGCACCGACAATCACGCCGACAAGCGCACCGACCTGGACGAATGA
- a CDS encoding ROK family glucokinase: protein MALTIGVDVGGTKIAAGVVDENGEILARTRVPTPADPQWAVDAIAQAVRDLKEQFAEVTAVGVGAPGFVDRDRSTVIFAPNIAWENEPLRGRIEELTGLDTVVENDANCAAWAEFRFGAAAEHNDMVLITVGTGIGGGIVLDGRLHRGRFGVAGEIGHLNMVPDGLLCGCGGKGCWEQYASGRALRRYGREKAAADQVRGKRMLALNEGVAETLRGIHITEAAEEGDPLALECYAELADWLGRGMADLAALFDPGVFVLGGGVSDSGRLLLDPVAKDFEKYLTGGVHRPRAEVVLASMGSSAGIVGAGDLARTR from the coding sequence ATGGCTCTGACCATCGGCGTCGACGTCGGCGGCACCAAGATCGCGGCCGGCGTGGTCGACGAGAACGGCGAGATCCTGGCCCGGACCCGGGTTCCCACCCCGGCCGACCCGCAGTGGGCGGTCGATGCGATCGCCCAGGCCGTGCGCGACCTCAAGGAGCAGTTCGCCGAGGTCACCGCGGTGGGCGTGGGCGCGCCCGGCTTCGTGGACCGCGACCGCTCCACGGTGATCTTCGCGCCCAACATCGCCTGGGAGAACGAGCCGCTGCGCGGCCGGATCGAAGAGCTGACCGGCCTCGACACGGTGGTGGAGAACGACGCCAACTGCGCGGCCTGGGCCGAGTTCCGCTTCGGCGCGGCGGCCGAGCACAACGACATGGTGCTGATCACCGTCGGCACCGGCATCGGCGGCGGCATCGTGCTGGACGGGCGGCTGCACCGCGGCCGGTTCGGCGTGGCCGGCGAGATCGGGCACCTCAACATGGTTCCGGACGGCCTGCTCTGCGGCTGCGGTGGCAAGGGCTGCTGGGAGCAGTACGCCTCCGGGCGGGCGCTGCGCCGTTACGGCCGGGAGAAGGCCGCGGCCGACCAGGTGCGCGGCAAGCGGATGCTGGCGCTGAACGAGGGGGTGGCCGAGACCCTGCGCGGCATCCACATCACCGAGGCCGCCGAGGAGGGCGACCCGCTGGCGCTGGAGTGCTACGCCGAGTTGGCCGACTGGCTGGGCCGCGGCATGGCCGACCTGGCCGCGCTCTTCGACCCGGGCGTCTTCGTGCTCGGCGGCGGCGTCTCGGACTCCGGGCGGTTGCTGCTCGACCCGGTGGCCAAGGACTTCGAGAAGTACCTGACCGGCGGGGTGCACCGGCCGCGCGCCGAGGTGGTGCTGGCCTCGATGGGTTCCTCGGCCGGCATCGTCGGCGCGGGCGATCTGGCGCGCACGCGCTGA
- a CDS encoding endonuclease/exonuclease/phosphatase family protein, giving the protein MSLDLPPSGPQPDGAELVRVLSYNIRSQRDDRAALVRVIRACEPDLVCVQESPRYWRPEGQAAWLARRTGTVVLSGGGRTAAGPLLLGGLRVQVVSRHDLLLPKHRGWHARGFATSVVRLGRAVPFALTSCHLSFIGPERVQQFELLREQAAIREHSVIAGDFNEHPEDPGWGALAERYQDGWATKPWGGEYTSRPGDPLQRLDAVFASPGIEVLSCGVPPLPVAELLAATDHLPVVAVLRVPAAS; this is encoded by the coding sequence GTGAGCCTCGATCTGCCGCCCTCCGGTCCGCAGCCCGACGGTGCCGAACTGGTCCGCGTGCTGAGCTACAACATCCGCTCGCAGCGCGACGACCGCGCGGCGCTGGTGCGGGTGATCCGGGCCTGCGAGCCGGATCTGGTCTGCGTGCAGGAGTCGCCGCGCTACTGGCGCCCCGAGGGCCAGGCGGCCTGGCTGGCGCGCCGCACCGGCACCGTGGTCCTCTCGGGTGGGGGGCGCACGGCGGCCGGTCCGCTGCTGCTCGGCGGGCTGCGGGTCCAGGTGGTGAGTCGGCACGACCTGCTGCTCCCCAAGCACCGCGGCTGGCACGCGCGCGGCTTCGCCACGTCGGTGGTGCGGCTGGGGCGCGCGGTGCCGTTCGCGCTGACCAGCTGCCACCTGAGCTTCATCGGACCGGAGCGGGTGCAGCAGTTCGAGCTGCTGCGCGAGCAGGCGGCGATCCGCGAACACTCGGTGATCGCCGGGGACTTCAACGAGCACCCGGAGGATCCGGGCTGGGGTGCGCTGGCCGAGCGCTACCAGGACGGCTGGGCCACCAAGCCCTGGGGCGGCGAGTACACCTCGCGCCCGGGGGACCCGCTGCAGCGGCTGGACGCCGTCTTCGCCTCGCCCGGGATCGAGGTGCTCTCCTGCGGGGTGCCGCCGCTGCCGGTGGCGGAGCTGCTGGCGGCCACCGACCACCTGCCGGTGGTGGCGGTGCTGCGGGTGCCGGCCGCCTCCTGA
- a CDS encoding DUF2075 domain-containing protein codes for MSYRNSAAGAVADTEFGVVEREVAASVGGPAERRPARTKPASERAPVSQLLELLVDAGLGQVEVFAEYRMPGTARRLDLLVAGIHPETGAPSYLVFEVERGGGPGATAQLRSYCDYLVSTNSGLRDHPERVAGLVYQAGARPGGAPEASADDRIRVFTPQRHPELVAFLRSRLAPVSGAFAADQLVAAELSEPRPLIAAARAEVRENEQFVLLAEQRIAHDAVLAAVARTRSEGGKRAVVITGGAGTGKSVVALSLLGELSRAGTVALHATGSKVLTTALRKSIGGARGAGLFRYFNSFAGAERNSVDVLICDEAHRLRETSANRYTRAADRTGRSQIGEIMEAARVSVFLLDERQSVRPGEIGTLRELLGEAARLGIPCTIVELGEVFRGNGSEEYPDWVSGLLDPTPGERRAWVPDGRYRLGAVESPQEMEEFLAAEMAAGRSARLTAGFCWPWHTGVRPGQPLPADVVIGDWARPWNVAGDRAVGDAPPAAAWATDPRGFGQIGSVYTTQGMEYDWNGVIFGPDLVWRADRWQVDRTASKDPVFTRRGRDVDVDAMIRNTYRVLLTRGMLGTLLYSTDAETRAKFRELCPPIQELRP; via the coding sequence GTGTCCTACCGTAATTCCGCGGCCGGAGCGGTGGCCGACACCGAATTCGGTGTCGTGGAGCGGGAGGTGGCGGCCTCGGTGGGCGGGCCGGCGGAACGCCGGCCCGCGCGTACGAAGCCGGCCTCCGAGCGGGCACCTGTGTCACAGCTGCTCGAACTGCTCGTCGACGCCGGGCTCGGGCAGGTCGAGGTGTTCGCCGAATACCGGATGCCCGGTACGGCGAGGCGGCTCGACCTGCTGGTCGCCGGAATCCACCCGGAGACGGGAGCGCCGTCCTACCTCGTCTTCGAGGTCGAGCGAGGGGGTGGGCCGGGGGCCACCGCGCAGCTCCGGAGCTACTGCGACTACCTGGTGTCGACCAACAGCGGCTTGCGGGATCACCCCGAGCGGGTCGCCGGGCTGGTCTACCAGGCGGGGGCCCGCCCCGGCGGCGCGCCGGAGGCCTCGGCGGATGACCGCATCAGGGTGTTCACGCCGCAGCGGCATCCGGAACTGGTGGCATTCCTCCGGAGCCGACTGGCGCCGGTCTCCGGTGCCTTCGCCGCCGACCAGCTCGTGGCGGCGGAGCTGTCCGAGCCGAGGCCGCTGATCGCGGCGGCCCGCGCCGAGGTCCGCGAGAACGAGCAGTTCGTGCTGCTCGCCGAGCAGCGGATCGCCCACGACGCGGTGTTGGCGGCAGTGGCACGTACCCGGTCGGAGGGGGGCAAGCGCGCGGTAGTGATCACTGGCGGGGCGGGGACCGGGAAGAGCGTCGTGGCTCTGTCGCTGCTGGGGGAGCTCTCCCGGGCGGGCACGGTGGCCCTGCACGCCACCGGGTCGAAGGTGCTCACGACGGCCTTGCGGAAGTCGATCGGCGGAGCGCGAGGAGCGGGGCTGTTCCGGTATTTCAACAGCTTCGCCGGTGCCGAGCGGAATTCGGTCGACGTGTTGATCTGCGACGAGGCGCACCGGCTGCGCGAGACGTCCGCCAATCGCTACACCCGAGCGGCGGACCGCACCGGGAGGAGCCAGATCGGCGAGATCATGGAGGCTGCCAGGGTCAGCGTCTTCCTGCTCGACGAGCGGCAGAGCGTCAGGCCGGGCGAGATCGGCACCCTGCGGGAATTGCTGGGCGAAGCCGCCCGGCTCGGAATTCCTTGCACGATTGTCGAATTGGGTGAGGTCTTCCGGGGGAACGGCAGCGAGGAGTATCCGGATTGGGTTTCCGGGCTGCTCGACCCCACCCCGGGCGAACGGCGCGCCTGGGTGCCCGACGGCAGGTACCGGCTCGGTGCGGTGGAGTCACCGCAGGAGATGGAGGAATTCCTGGCGGCGGAAATGGCGGCCGGCCGTTCGGCCCGACTGACAGCGGGGTTCTGCTGGCCCTGGCACACCGGCGTCCGGCCCGGGCAGCCGCTGCCCGCCGACGTGGTGATCGGGGACTGGGCGCGGCCGTGGAACGTGGCGGGTGACCGGGCGGTCGGTGACGCGCCCCCGGCCGCCGCCTGGGCGACCGATCCCAGGGGCTTCGGCCAGATCGGCTCCGTCTACACCACCCAGGGCATGGAGTACGACTGGAACGGTGTGATCTTCGGGCCAGACCTCGTCTGGCGGGCCGATCGGTGGCAGGTGGACCGGACCGCGTCCAAGGACCCGGTGTTCACCAGGAGAGGGCGCGATGTCGACGTCGACGCGATGATCCGCAACACCTATCGAGTGCTGCTGACCCGTGGGATGCTCGGCACCTTGCTCTACTCGACCGACGCGGAGACCCGGGCCAAGTTCCGTGAACTCTGCCCGCCGATCCAGGAGTTGCGGCCCTGA
- a CDS encoding carboxylesterase produces the protein MPPLPGAEPFHHRGGPIGVLLCHGFTGSPQGLRPWAEHLAAAGLTVSLPLLPGHGTRWQDLQVTRWEDWYAEVSRELLLLAEECERVFVFGLSMGGALTLRLAADHPDLVAGVVLVNPSVRSDNPATALLPVLRHLLPSLPGISGDIALPGATELGYDRIPLHAAWSLAKLWRTVQQALPQVGQPVLLLRSPQDHVVSPANSALVRARISSVDVTERLCERSYHVATLDHDAELIFEESLGFVRRLTGVTQGTEATDQRG, from the coding sequence ATGCCGCCGCTGCCCGGTGCCGAACCCTTCCACCATCGCGGTGGCCCGATCGGCGTGCTGCTCTGCCATGGCTTCACCGGCTCCCCGCAGGGCCTGCGCCCGTGGGCCGAGCACCTCGCCGCCGCCGGCCTGACCGTCTCGCTGCCGCTGCTGCCCGGCCACGGCACCCGCTGGCAGGACCTGCAGGTGACCCGTTGGGAGGACTGGTACGCCGAGGTCAGCCGCGAACTGCTGCTGCTCGCCGAGGAGTGCGAGCGGGTCTTCGTCTTCGGCCTCTCGATGGGCGGCGCGCTCACCCTGCGGCTGGCCGCCGACCACCCGGACCTGGTGGCCGGCGTGGTACTGGTCAACCCCTCGGTGCGCTCGGACAACCCGGCCACCGCGCTGCTCCCGGTCCTCCGCCACCTGCTGCCCAGCCTGCCGGGCATCAGCGGGGACATCGCGCTGCCCGGGGCCACCGAGCTCGGCTACGACCGCATCCCGCTGCACGCCGCCTGGTCCCTGGCCAAGCTCTGGCGCACCGTCCAGCAGGCCCTGCCGCAGGTCGGCCAGCCCGTGCTGCTGCTGCGCAGCCCGCAGGACCACGTGGTCTCGCCGGCGAACTCCGCTCTGGTCCGCGCCCGGATATCCTCGGTCGATGTGACGGAGCGGCTCTGCGAGCGCAGCTACCACGTCGCGACCCTGGACCACGACGCCGAACTGATCTTCGAGGAGTCCCTCGGGTTCGTCCGCCGGCTGACCGGGGTCACGCAGGGCACCGAGGCCACCGACCAGCGGGGCTGA